In one Oryza glaberrima chromosome 2, OglaRS2, whole genome shotgun sequence genomic region, the following are encoded:
- the LOC127764148 gene encoding magnesium/proton exchanger 2 has product MANINMADTAPSCDTYLLFNGETLLPNGVRAFIYTVVLAYCFIGLSAITGRFFKSMESIMRHSREVVTVDPHTNATIVKHEKVWNYTIADVALLAFGTSFPQISLATIDAIRNLGQLTAGGLGPGTLVGSAAFDLFPIHAVCVVMPRAGSKKKISDLGVWLVELFWSFWAFIWLYIILEVWTPRVITLWEALLTVLQYGLLLLHAYAQDKRWPYVSIPLARGDRPEDWVPTEDASVDYDDNYDGIGDILPGQNEDIVDIFSAHSYSNEGYHHVSEKDVEESPTGLTLKNKWEDTHWFSIWWQQFVDAATLESSVSRKMDSTCLRVIGISWNLIIAPWKMLFAFIPPYEIAHGWIAFICSLIFISGIAYGVTKITDQISCVTGVSPYVIAFTALAAGTSWPDLVASKIAAERQITADSAIANITCSNSVNIYVGIGVPWLVDTMYNYFVYKKPLYTDNAAGLSFSLLVFFATSFGCITVLVLRRVILGAELGGPRMWAWATSVYFMILWVVFVVLSSLRISGVI; this is encoded by the exons ATGGCCAACATTAACATGGCAGATACTGCTCCTTCCTGTGATACTTACCTGTTGTTCAATGGAGAAACACTGCTTCCAAATGGTGTCCGTGCGTTTATTTATACCGTTGTCCTCGCGTACTGTTTTATTGGTCTATCCGCGATCACTGGCCGGTTCTTCAAATCGATGGAGAGCATCATGAGACACTCCCGGGAGGTTGTCACAGTAGACCCACACACAAATGCTACTATTGTCAAGCATGAGAAGGTGTGGAACTACACTATAGCGGACGTTGCTCTCCTCGCATTTGGTACTAGCTTCCCTCAAATTTCACTAGCAACGATTGACGCAATCCGAAATCTGGGTCAGCTGACAGCAGGAG GTTTAGGTCCAGGTACCCTTGTGGGTTCTGCTGCATTTGATCTGTTCCCCATACATGCTGTTTGTGTGGTTATGCCAAGGGCAGGCTCTAAGAAAAAGATATCTGATCTCGGTGTTTGGTTAGTTGAGCTGTTCTGGTCATTCTGGGCATTCATTTGGCTGTATATTATATTGGAG GTGTGGACACCTAGAGTGATCACCCTCTGGGAGGCCTTGCTGACAGTACTGCAATATGGACTGCTTCTGCTTCATGCATATGCGCAGGATAAGCGCTGGCCATATGTGTCAATCCCTTT GGCAAGAGGTGACAGACCTGAAGATTGGGTTCCGACAGAAGATGCTTCAGTTGATTATGACGATAACTATGATGGGATTGGGGACATACTCCCTGGCCAGAATGAGGATATTGTGGATATATTCTCAGCGCATTCTTACAGTAATGAAG GGTATCACCATGTTTCAGAAAAGGATGTGGAAGAATCTCCAACAGGTCTTACATTAAAGAACAAATGGGAGGATACTCACTGGTTTTCTATTTGGTGGCAACAATTTGTTGATGCTGCAACG TTGGAGAGTTCAGTGTCAAGAAAGATGGATTCTACCTGCTTGAGAGTCATCGGAATCTCATGGAATTTAATCATTGCACCTTGGAAAATGCTATTTGCTTTCATTCCCCCTTATGAAATTGCTCATGGCTGGATCGCTTTTATTTGCTCACTAATCTTCATAAGTGGTATTGCTTATGGGGTTACTAAGATTACAGATCAGATAAGCTGTGTCACAG GAGTAAGTCCATATGTTATAGCATTCACAGCACTGGCTGCTGGAACATCATGGCCTGATCTAGTTGCAAGCAAGATAGCGGCTGAGCGTCAAATCACCGCCGACTCCGCAATTGCCAACATCACTTGCAG CAATTCGGTGAACATATATGTCGGCATTGGTGTTCCATGGTTGGTGGACACAATGTACAACTATTTTGTCTACAAGAAGCCCCTGTACACAGACAATGCTGCTGGCCTCAGCTTCTCCCTTCTGGTCTTCTTCGCGACGTCGTTCGGTTGCATCACGGTTTTGGTTCTTCGTCGCGTCATACTTGGCGCCGAGCTTGGTGGCCCTAGGATGTGGGCTTGGGCAACATCAGTGTACTTCATGATCCTTTGGGTTGTTTTTGTTGTACTTTCATCCTTGAGAATCTCTGGAGTAATATAG